One Carassius gibelio isolate Cgi1373 ecotype wild population from Czech Republic chromosome B18, carGib1.2-hapl.c, whole genome shotgun sequence DNA segment encodes these proteins:
- the LOC127977621 gene encoding trans-1,2-dihydrobenzene-1,2-diol dehydrogenase-like, which translates to MATRWGICGAGKISHDFCVALRTLSNEDHQIVAVASRSLESAEKFAKTHSIPKAYGSYQELAKDPNIDVLYIGVVHTHHLQVGLLFLNAGKNVLCEKPFAMNLREVRQLVSAARENNVFLMEAVWSRCFPLYAEVGRLLSENTIGEVKMVKAYFGLPLLDRERSTQKEQGGGALMDIGIYCLQFALMVFKGERPESIHATGVLLPSGVDESMVVVLKFSGNRMAVCVCSIACDLPNDATICGSKGMIRVAHPMHCPTVLELNGKKTEFPLPEPGLPLNFHNSTGLRYEAEEVRRCLLKGLKESIKMSLTDSELLTEIMDEARRQVGVVYDQDTQ; encoded by the exons ATGGCGACCCGCTGGGGAATCTGTGGAGCTGGAAAAATCAGCCATGATTTCTGTGTTGCTCTGAGGACACTTTCTAACGAAGATCACCAG ATAGTTGCAGTTGCATCAAGAAGCCTAGAAAGTGCAGAGAAGTTTGCAAAAACCCACAGCATCCCAAAAGCATATGGCAGCTACCAGGAGCTGGCGAAGGACCCCAATATTG ATGTGCTGTACATCGGGGTTGTGCACACACATCATCTGCAGGTGGGTCTGCTGTTCCTCAACGCTGGGAAGAATGTGCTGTGTGAGAAACCCTTCGCCATGAACCTCCGAGAGGTCAGACAGCTCGTCTCGGCCGCCCGCGAGAACAACGTCTTCCTCATGGAG gcGGTCTGGTCCAGGTGTTTCCCCTTGTATGCTGAGGTCGGCAGGCTGCTCTCAGAAAACACCATCGGGGAGGTGAAGATGGTGAAGGCGTATTTCGGTCTTCCTCTGCTGGACCGTGAGCGCAGCACACAGAAGGAGCAGGGTGGAGGAGCGCTGATGGACATCGGCATCTACTGCCTACAGTTCGCTCTGATGGTGTTCAAGGGGGAAAGACCAGAATCCATCCACGCCACGGGAGTCCTGCTTCCCTCAG GGGTTGATGAGTCGATGGTGGTGGTCCTGAAGTTCTCGGGGAACAGGATGGCTGTGTGTGTCTGCTCCATCGCCTGTGATCTTCCCAATGATGCCACCATCTGCGGAAGCAAAGGCATGATCCGA GTGGCGCACCCCATGCACTGCCCAACCGTTCTGGAGCTGAATGGTAAAAAGACAGAGTTCCCTCTTCCTGAACCCGGCCTGCCTCTGAACTTCCACAACAGCACAGGACTGAGATACGAGGCAGAGGAAGTGAGGCGCTGTCTGCTGAAAG GACTGAAGGAGAGCATCAAGATGTCACTCACAGACTCAGAGCTGCTCACTGAGATCATGGATGAGGCCCGGAGACAGGTGGGCGTGGTTTATGATCAGGACACCCAATGA
- the LOC127977623 gene encoding magnetosome-associated protein MamJ-like produces MSSRRAPEPQFAPVSAPAPERTPMSALAPELTPVSAPAPKLTPVSAPAPELTPVSAPAPELAPVSAPAPELTPVSAPAPKLTPVSAPAPELTPVSAPAPELAPVSAPAPAPELPPVSAPAPELAPVSAPAPAPELPPVSAQAPELGPVSAPAPELAPVLAPAPELTPVSAPAPELAPVSAPELAPVSAPAPELAPVSAPAPELAPVSAPELAPVSAPAPELAPVSAPAPKLALVLVPALELGPVSAPGPESSPVSFLKYFFLRGVAVEIQP; encoded by the coding sequence ATGAGCTCAAGGAGGGCTCCTGAACCCCAGTtcgctccagtgtcagctccagctcCAGAGCGCACTCCAATGTCAGCTCTagccccagagctcactccagtgtcagctccagccccaaagctcactccagtgtcagctccagccccggagctcactccagtgtcagctccagccccagagcttgctccagtgtcagctccagctccagagctcactccagtgtcagctccagccccaaagctcactccagtgtcagctccagccccggagctcactccagtgtcggctccagccccggagctcgctccagtgtcggctccggCTCCAGCTCCGGAGCTccctccagtgtcggctccagccccagagcttgctccagtgtcggctccggCTCCAGCTCCGGAGCTCCCTCCAGTGTCGGCTCAAGCCCCAGAGCTCggtccagtgtcggctccagccccagagctcgctccagtgttggctccagccccagagctcactccagtgtcggctccagccccagagctcgctccagtgtcggccccagagctcgctccagtgtcggctccagctccagagctcgctccagtgtcggctccagccccagagctcgctccagtgtcggccccagagctcgctccagtgtcggctccagccccagagctcgctccagtgtcggctccagccccaaagCTTGCTCTAGTTTTGGTTCCAGCCCTAGAGCTCggtccagtgtcggctccaggcCCAGAGTCCAGCCCAGTGAGTTttctcaagtatttttttttacggGGGGTTGCAGTAGAGATCCAGCCATAG
- the LOC127977622 gene encoding magnetosome-associated protein MamJ-like, protein MSSRRAPEPQFAPVSAPAPERTPMSALAPELTPVSAPAPKLTPVSAPAPELTPVSAPAPELAPVSAPAPELTPVSAPAPKLTPVSAPAPELTPVSAPAPELAPVSAPAPAPELPPVSAPAPELAPVSAPAPAPELPPVSAQAPELGPVSAPAPELAPVLAPAPELTPVSAPAPELAPVSAPELAPVSAPAPELAPVSAPAPELAPVSVPAPELAPVSAPELAPVSAPAPELAPVSAPAPKLALVLVPALELGPVSAPGPESSPVSFLKYFFLRGVAVEIQP, encoded by the coding sequence ATGAGCTCAAGGAGGGCTCCTGAACCCCAGTtcgctccagtgtcagctccagctcCAGAGCGCACTCCAATGTCAGCTCTagccccagagctcactccagtgtcagctccagccccaaagctcactccagtgtcagctccagccccggagctcactccagtgtcagctccagccccagagcttgctccagtgtcagctccagctccagagctcactccagtgtcagctccagccccaaagctcactccagtgtcagctccagccccggagctcactccagtgtcggctccagccccggagctcgctccagtgtcggctccggCTCCAGCTCCGGAGCTccctccagtgtcggctccagccccagagcttgctccagtgtcggctccggCTCCAGCTCCGGAGCTCCCTCCAGTGTCGGCTCAAGCCCCAGAGCTCggtccagtgtcggctccagccccagagctcgctccagtgttggctccagccccagagctcactccagtgtcggctccagccccagagctcgctccagtgtcggccccagagctcgctccagtgtcggctccagctccagagctcgctccagtgtcggctccagccccagagctcgctccagtgtcggttccagccccagagctcgctccagtgtcagccccagagctcgctccagtgtcggctccagccccagagctcgctccagtgtcggctccagccccaaagCTTGCTCTAGTTTTGGTTCCAGCCCTAGAGCTCggtccagtgtcggctccaggcCCAGAGTCCAGCCCAGTGAGTTttctcaagtatttttttttacggGGGGTTGCAGTAGAGATCCAGCCATAG